Proteins encoded by one window of Marixanthomonas sp. SCSIO 43207:
- the rfbB gene encoding dTDP-glucose 4,6-dehydratase: protein MKNNKVLLSGGAGFIGSNHVSYLLENTNSEVLVLDKLTYAGNLANLDAVKDNSRYTFVKGDICDESLLKQLFEEHKFDQVIHFAAESHVDNSITGPAAFIETNIVGTFLLLQQAYKTWMNGPGELKEEFKNARFLHVSTDEVYGTLGKTGLFKETTPYAPNSPYSASKASSDFIVRSYFHTYNMPVVTTNCSNNYGPNQHKEKLIPTIIRKAISGEPIPIYGDGKNVRDWLYVKDHCSGIQLALEKGTLGETYNIGGRNERENLYIAHTICDLLDELKPQKQSYREQISFVTDRPGHDFRYAIDASKIENELGWKADENFETGIKKTIEWYLNNTDRL, encoded by the coding sequence TTGAAAAACAACAAAGTCTTATTATCAGGGGGAGCAGGCTTCATAGGCTCAAACCATGTATCCTATTTGCTAGAAAATACCAATAGTGAAGTTTTGGTATTGGATAAACTTACCTACGCCGGAAATTTGGCAAATTTAGATGCAGTAAAAGACAATTCTCGATACACATTTGTTAAAGGAGATATTTGTGACGAATCTTTATTGAAACAACTTTTTGAAGAACATAAATTTGATCAAGTAATTCATTTTGCTGCCGAATCTCATGTTGATAATTCAATAACAGGACCGGCCGCATTTATCGAAACAAATATTGTTGGGACGTTTTTATTGCTTCAGCAAGCTTATAAAACCTGGATGAATGGCCCCGGAGAGCTAAAAGAAGAATTTAAAAATGCTAGATTTTTACACGTTTCAACAGATGAGGTTTACGGAACACTAGGAAAAACGGGCTTATTTAAAGAAACAACGCCGTATGCACCTAATAGTCCATATAGCGCTTCAAAAGCATCTTCAGACTTTATTGTGAGAAGCTATTTTCACACCTACAATATGCCGGTAGTGACAACCAATTGCTCAAACAATTATGGACCTAATCAGCATAAAGAAAAATTAATTCCAACAATCATTAGAAAAGCTATATCTGGAGAGCCAATTCCTATTTACGGTGATGGTAAAAATGTAAGAGACTGGTTATATGTAAAAGATCATTGTAGCGGTATTCAGTTAGCTTTAGAAAAAGGAACATTGGGTGAAACGTACAACATAGGAGGCAGAAACGAGCGTGAAAACCTGTACATTGCTCATACTATTTGTGATTTGCTAGATGAGTTAAAACCTCAAAAACAATCCTACAGAGAACAAATAAGTTTTGTCACAGACAGACCCGGTCACGATTTTAGATACGCCATAGATGCTTCCAAAATAGAAAATGAATTGGGTTGGAAAGCTGACGAAAACTTTGAAACCGGAATAAAAAAAACCATTGAATGGTACTTAAATAATACAGACAGATTATGA
- a CDS encoding GH3 auxin-responsive promoter family protein: protein MFIKSFAAKIFAKIVVTKIEKWSQNPVETQHKVFKKLISEAKDTAFGKDHDFQAIQSPSDFAENVPIRDYEELKPYVNRVVSGEENILWPGKPLYFAKTSGTTSGAKYIPITKDSMPNHIQAARNAILCYINETGNANFVDGKMIFLQGSPEMSEKNGIKLGRLSGIVAHYVPKYLQRNRMPSWKTNCIEDWETKVEAIVDETKNEDMTVISGIPSWVQMYFERLQANTGKKVGDLFKNFQLFIYGGVNYEPYRAKFEALIGRKVDSIELFPASEGFFAFQDKQDAKGMLLLLDSGIFYEFIEAEHFFDENPKRLTIGDVQEGVNYVMIVSTNAGLWAYNVGDTVQFTSTNPYRVIVSGRIKHFISAFGEHVIGKEVEQAMQEAIQEHGFSISEFTVAPQTSPDDGLPYHEWFIEFEDQPTSLERISNTIDQAMQKQNSYYFDLIEGKILKPLKITPVKKESFKKYMKSQGKLGGQNKLPRLSNDRKIAEKLLSLQD, encoded by the coding sequence ATGTTCATAAAATCATTTGCCGCCAAAATTTTCGCAAAAATTGTAGTAACCAAAATTGAAAAATGGTCACAAAACCCTGTTGAAACACAACACAAAGTTTTTAAAAAGCTTATTTCAGAAGCAAAAGACACCGCTTTTGGTAAAGACCATGATTTTCAAGCCATTCAATCCCCTTCAGATTTTGCAGAAAACGTACCTATTCGTGATTATGAAGAATTAAAACCCTACGTTAATCGTGTTGTTTCAGGTGAAGAAAACATCCTTTGGCCCGGAAAACCACTGTATTTTGCCAAAACATCTGGTACTACTAGCGGTGCCAAATACATTCCTATAACAAAAGATTCAATGCCCAATCACATTCAGGCCGCTCGCAATGCAATTTTGTGTTATATAAACGAAACCGGAAATGCCAACTTTGTTGACGGTAAGATGATTTTTCTACAAGGAAGCCCAGAAATGAGCGAAAAAAACGGAATAAAATTAGGAAGACTTTCCGGAATTGTAGCCCATTACGTGCCCAAATATCTTCAAAGAAACAGAATGCCTAGCTGGAAAACTAATTGTATTGAAGACTGGGAAACCAAAGTAGAAGCCATTGTTGATGAAACCAAAAATGAAGATATGACCGTAATTAGCGGTATACCTTCTTGGGTACAAATGTATTTTGAACGGTTACAAGCCAATACCGGTAAAAAGGTTGGTGATTTATTTAAAAACTTTCAATTGTTTATTTACGGAGGTGTTAATTATGAACCTTACAGAGCAAAGTTTGAAGCATTAATTGGTCGTAAAGTAGATAGCATAGAGCTTTTTCCAGCTTCTGAAGGTTTTTTTGCTTTTCAAGACAAACAAGATGCAAAAGGAATGTTGTTGTTGCTTGATTCAGGTATTTTTTATGAATTTATTGAAGCAGAACACTTTTTTGATGAAAACCCAAAAAGATTAACCATAGGTGATGTACAAGAAGGAGTAAACTATGTAATGATTGTTTCAACCAATGCAGGATTGTGGGCATACAACGTAGGAGATACAGTTCAATTTACATCAACAAATCCCTACAGAGTTATTGTTTCAGGAAGAATAAAGCATTTTATTTCAGCGTTTGGTGAGCACGTTATAGGTAAAGAAGTAGAACAAGCCATGCAAGAAGCGATACAAGAACATGGATTTTCAATTTCTGAATTTACTGTGGCACCACAAACCAGCCCCGATGATGGATTACCGTATCATGAATGGTTTATCGAGTTTGAAGACCAACCCACGTCACTTGAGAGAATATCTAACACTATCGATCAAGCCATGCAAAAACAAAACTCATATTACTTTGACCTAATTGAAGGTAAAATTTTAAAACCTTTAAAAATTACACCGGTAAAAAAAGAAAGTTTCAAAAAATATATGAAATCACAAGGAAAGTTAGGCGGACAAAACAAATTACCAAGGCTCTCAAATGACCGAAAAATAGCCGAAAAACTACTTTCGTTACAAGATTGA
- a CDS encoding M23 family metallopeptidase, with the protein MAEKEKRSKKIKKKLLHKYRLVVLNEDTFEERFSFKLNRLNVFVFSVISALILIAGTTILIAFTPLREYIPGYSSTRLKKRATQLTYKTDSLQRELEINNQYLASIRKVLTGDVKTVNFNKDSIINAASVDPSKFDFSASREDSLLREKVSREDKYNPLLGDTSIDYVLFAPVKGNITQVYNPKEKHYAIDIATVKDTPVKAVADGTVIFSEWTAETGYVIIIKHRNDLLSVYKHNATLTKEQGELIKAGEVIGTVGSTGELTTGPHLHFELWRDGYPINPTNFIDFE; encoded by the coding sequence ATGGCTGAAAAAGAAAAAAGATCAAAAAAGATAAAAAAGAAGCTACTGCATAAATACAGGCTGGTAGTGCTTAATGAAGATACGTTTGAAGAACGTTTCTCTTTTAAACTCAACAGGCTCAATGTATTTGTGTTTAGTGTAATTTCGGCATTGATATTAATTGCCGGGACAACTATTTTAATTGCTTTTACACCGCTGCGGGAGTATATACCCGGTTATTCTTCAACCAGACTTAAAAAACGAGCAACACAATTAACTTACAAAACAGACTCTTTACAGCGAGAACTTGAGATAAACAACCAATACCTTGCCTCCATACGAAAAGTACTCACAGGTGACGTTAAAACGGTTAATTTTAATAAAGATTCTATCATTAATGCAGCCAGTGTAGACCCTTCAAAGTTTGACTTTTCTGCCTCAAGAGAAGATTCGTTGTTGCGTGAAAAGGTTTCTAGAGAAGATAAATACAATCCTTTACTGGGTGACACTTCTATTGACTATGTGCTTTTTGCTCCGGTAAAAGGAAATATAACGCAAGTGTATAACCCAAAAGAAAAACATTATGCGATTGATATTGCGACAGTAAAAGACACTCCTGTAAAGGCGGTAGCAGACGGAACCGTTATTTTTTCTGAATGGACGGCAGAAACAGGATATGTAATTATTATTAAACATAGAAACGACCTCTTATCTGTTTATAAGCACAATGCAACCCTTACAAAAGAACAAGGCGAATTGATAAAAGCAGGCGAGGTAATAGGAACAGTTGGTAGCACAGGAGAATTAACCACTGGTCCTCACCTACATTTTGAACTGTGGCGAGATGGCTACCCAATAAACCCAACAAATTTTATAGATTTTGAATAA
- the tatA gene encoding twin-arginine translocase TatA/TatE family subunit, giving the protein MNTLILPLAIGPWQIVLIVLVVLLLFGGRKIPELMRGLGSGIKEFKDASKDENNDEAKIEDKK; this is encoded by the coding sequence ATGAACACATTAATTTTACCCCTTGCTATAGGGCCTTGGCAAATTGTTTTAATTGTACTGGTAGTACTACTGTTATTTGGCGGAAGGAAGATACCAGAGTTAATGCGAGGCCTAGGTAGCGGAATTAAAGAATTTAAGGACGCATCAAAAGACGAAAATAATGATGAAGCTAAAATTGAAGACAAAAAATAG
- a CDS encoding DUF4837 family protein produces the protein MKTIYTALLAIVVLISCNDSGKKDVSYRPDSVGNINNLQVIIENELWNGPVGEEIRKYFAAPTDGLPQDEPLFSMNQMPPSTFTDFARTNRIFLHVDLGKENKVNIAKNEYAKPQVGAIVTATSEEGLIAQLKEKHKQIIEAFHASEIKERQRRTAVSMTQVDSLKERFGVTIKVPSAYRVSSASDDFYWLRKDLKSGTTNVLIYEVPLSTITSDSMAVGQIIKMRDSIGGGYLPVEDDDRFITEDAYAPYLFKTEIDGRFAYETKGTWEVKDAFMGGPFVNYAVKDEENNRYLILEGFTYAPSVEKRDLQFELESILRSVKFSK, from the coding sequence ATGAAAACAATTTATACTGCCTTACTAGCCATTGTAGTTCTTATTTCTTGCAATGACTCTGGTAAAAAGGACGTTTCATACCGTCCAGATTCCGTAGGAAATATTAATAACCTACAAGTAATCATAGAAAATGAGTTGTGGAACGGTCCCGTGGGTGAAGAAATTAGAAAATATTTTGCTGCTCCTACAGATGGATTGCCACAAGATGAGCCATTATTTTCTATGAATCAAATGCCACCTTCTACATTTACAGATTTTGCCCGAACAAATCGCATATTTCTTCACGTTGACTTAGGTAAAGAAAACAAAGTAAATATTGCAAAAAATGAATACGCAAAACCACAAGTAGGAGCTATTGTAACGGCAACTTCAGAAGAAGGGCTAATCGCTCAATTAAAAGAAAAGCATAAACAAATTATTGAGGCATTTCATGCTTCAGAAATAAAAGAAAGACAACGTCGTACAGCCGTATCGATGACTCAAGTTGACTCACTTAAAGAACGATTTGGGGTGACCATTAAAGTACCTTCTGCGTATCGTGTTTCTAGCGCGAGTGATGACTTTTATTGGCTGCGAAAGGATTTAAAATCGGGCACCACTAATGTTTTAATTTATGAAGTTCCATTAAGCACAATTACAAGTGATAGTATGGCCGTAGGGCAAATTATCAAAATGCGAGACTCTATAGGCGGTGGTTATCTTCCTGTTGAAGATGATGATCGTTTTATCACAGAAGATGCCTATGCACCATATCTTTTTAAAACAGAAATTGACGGGCGTTTTGCTTATGAAACCAAAGGCACCTGGGAAGTAAAGGATGCTTTTATGGGTGGTCCTTTTGTAAATTATGCAGTTAAAGATGAAGAAAATAACCGATATTTAATTTTGGAAGGTTTTACATATGCACCTTCTGTTGAAAAAAGAGACCTTCAGTTTGAGTTAGAATCTATTTTACGTTCAGTAAAGTTTAGCAAATAA
- a CDS encoding lytic transglycosylase domain-containing protein gives MNKFVFVSSLLLFAGHTLQAQDKPAVDSIQKKNIQIVDSIKVKKITNDLPTTVVATQLKDSMVFSLEDMAKARRIDSLWLQELFATGRFEEMYGTVQNQSYEPLPYKEESTEVLKQRLAKLNARTPFNVEYNASLESVINSYLKNRRKTLTRLMALSDYYFPMFEEQLDRYGLPLEMKYLAIVESALDPRAVSRVGATGLWQFMFSTGKMFDLDVNSYVDERSDPIMATEAASKYLFSLYNSLEDWDLALAAYNSGPGNVAKAIRRSGGKKNYWNIRSYLPRETAGYVPAFLATMYIFEYAKELGFKSEGPTIPYIATDTVKVKKMITFDQISEITSIPKEEIEYLNPSYKLGIIPYIEDENYVLRLPVDQIGKFVANEDAIYAYAEKELNEREKPLKELIDQPERIRYRVRKGDYLGKIAERYGVGVSQIKRWNGLRNNNLRVGQRLTVYPRKPVGSSSSTTASTSNVKTYTVKNGDSLWSISQKFPGVTVEKIKNWNDISGTNLKPGMKLKIQKG, from the coding sequence ATGAATAAATTTGTTTTTGTATCAAGTTTGCTGCTGTTTGCAGGGCATACATTGCAGGCTCAAGACAAACCGGCAGTAGATTCTATTCAGAAAAAAAACATTCAAATTGTTGATTCTATAAAGGTGAAAAAAATCACCAATGATTTACCCACTACTGTTGTGGCCACACAACTGAAGGACAGCATGGTATTTTCACTAGAAGATATGGCAAAGGCCCGCAGAATAGATAGCCTTTGGTTACAAGAGCTTTTTGCAACAGGCCGCTTTGAAGAAATGTACGGAACAGTTCAAAACCAAAGCTATGAACCATTACCCTACAAAGAAGAATCTACAGAAGTTTTAAAACAACGTTTGGCAAAACTTAATGCTCGAACTCCTTTCAACGTGGAGTACAATGCTTCTCTAGAAAGTGTAATAAATAGTTATTTAAAAAACCGTAGAAAAACCTTAACCCGTTTAATGGCATTGAGTGATTATTATTTCCCAATGTTTGAAGAACAGTTAGACAGATACGGTTTACCGTTAGAAATGAAATATCTTGCCATTGTAGAATCTGCACTAGACCCCAGAGCGGTTTCACGTGTGGGAGCAACCGGATTATGGCAATTTATGTTTAGTACGGGCAAAATGTTTGATCTAGATGTAAACTCATACGTAGATGAACGCTCAGACCCTATAATGGCTACTGAAGCCGCTAGTAAATACCTTTTTAGTCTGTATAACAGCCTTGAAGATTGGGATCTGGCGTTAGCTGCTTATAATTCGGGGCCTGGTAATGTAGCAAAGGCAATACGACGCTCAGGCGGAAAGAAAAACTATTGGAATATACGTAGTTATCTTCCACGTGAAACAGCAGGTTATGTGCCGGCGTTTTTGGCAACCATGTACATTTTTGAATATGCAAAAGAACTTGGCTTTAAAAGTGAAGGACCTACAATCCCTTACATAGCAACCGATACAGTAAAGGTGAAAAAAATGATCACCTTTGATCAAATTTCAGAAATCACTTCGATTCCAAAAGAAGAAATTGAATATTTAAATCCATCCTATAAACTTGGAATTATACCGTATATTGAGGATGAAAATTATGTTTTAAGACTTCCAGTAGATCAAATTGGTAAATTTGTCGCAAATGAAGATGCTATTTATGCATATGCTGAAAAAGAATTAAACGAGCGAGAAAAACCTTTAAAAGAGTTAATTGATCAGCCAGAACGTATTCGGTACCGTGTAAGAAAAGGGGATTATTTGGGTAAAATCGCAGAACGCTATGGAGTAGGTGTTAGTCAAATAAAACGATGGAACGGACTTAGAAACAATAACTTGAGAGTAGGTCAACGACTTACTGTCTACCCTAGAAAACCCGTAGGAAGTTCATCCAGCACAACCGCCTCAACAAGCAATGTTAAAACCTATACTGTAAAAAATGGAGATTCATTGTGGAGTATATCTCAAAAATTTCCCGGTGTTACAGTTGAAAAAATAAAAAATTGGAATGATATTAGTGGTACTAATTTAAAACCCGGAATGAAGTTAAAAATTCAAAAAGGGTAA
- the pgk gene encoding phosphoglycerate kinase, with protein sequence MKTVNDVNFKGKKVLIRVDFNVPLNDNLEVTDTNRIEAAKPTIINVLEDDGCCVLMSHLGRPKDREEEFSLRNVVKTASEILGVQVKFVDDCIGETVENAVANLKSGEVLLLENLRYHKEEKEGDKTFAQNLAKLGNYYINDAFGTAHRAHASTAVIADFFPENKCFGLLLASEVDNLNKVLKDGKTPVTAIIGGAKVSSKITVIENILDKIDHLIIGGGMSFTFIKAQGGSIGASLVEEDKLDVALDILKKAKEKGVDVHLPVDAIIADSFSEMATTDVSVIDTIPEGWMGLDVGPKTNEIFASVIAQSQTILWNGPVGVFEMEPFAKGTIYLGNAIAEATKNGAFSLVGGGDSVAAVKKFNFTKKVSYVSTGGGAMLEMLEGKTLPGIKALTE encoded by the coding sequence ATGAAAACAGTAAACGATGTAAATTTTAAAGGAAAAAAAGTTTTAATTCGAGTAGATTTTAATGTTCCTTTAAACGATAACCTTGAGGTTACAGACACCAACCGTATTGAGGCAGCAAAGCCAACAATTATCAACGTTCTTGAAGACGATGGCTGCTGTGTTTTAATGTCTCATTTAGGAAGGCCTAAAGACCGCGAAGAAGAATTTTCTCTTCGTAATGTGGTAAAAACCGCTTCTGAAATTTTAGGTGTTCAAGTAAAATTTGTTGATGACTGTATAGGTGAAACCGTTGAAAATGCAGTAGCAAATTTAAAATCTGGAGAAGTTTTACTACTAGAAAATCTTCGATACCACAAAGAAGAGAAAGAAGGAGATAAAACCTTTGCTCAAAACTTAGCAAAACTAGGTAATTACTACATTAACGATGCTTTTGGAACAGCTCACAGAGCTCATGCGTCTACAGCTGTAATTGCAGACTTTTTCCCCGAAAACAAATGCTTTGGTTTATTATTAGCTTCAGAAGTTGATAACTTAAATAAAGTATTAAAAGACGGCAAAACACCGGTTACAGCTATTATTGGTGGTGCAAAGGTTTCTTCAAAAATCACAGTGATTGAGAATATTTTAGACAAAATAGATCATTTGATAATAGGCGGCGGTATGTCGTTTACCTTTATAAAAGCCCAAGGTGGCAGCATTGGCGCATCTTTGGTTGAAGAAGACAAACTAGATGTGGCTTTAGACATATTGAAAAAAGCAAAAGAAAAAGGAGTAGATGTTCACTTACCTGTTGACGCCATTATTGCAGATAGTTTTTCTGAAATGGCAACAACAGATGTAAGCGTGATTGATACTATCCCTGAAGGATGGATGGGACTAGATGTGGGGCCAAAAACCAATGAAATATTTGCTTCAGTTATTGCCCAATCACAAACTATTTTGTGGAACGGACCCGTAGGTGTTTTTGAAATGGAACCTTTTGCCAAAGGCACCATTTATTTAGGAAATGCTATTGCAGAAGCTACTAAAAATGGAGCTTTTTCACTTGTTGGAGGAGGCGACTCTGTAGCAGCTGTTAAAAAATTTAACTTCACAAAAAAAGTGAGTTATGTCTCTACGGGAGGAGGCGCTATGCTTGAAATGCTAGAAGGAAAAACCCTTCCGGGAATTAAAGCATTAACAGAATAA
- a CDS encoding DNA polymerase III subunit delta': MDFSQIIGQEHLQAHLKTTVANGRIPHAQLFIGKTGSGVLPIAIAYANEILCHPFEKGSQAYLKCSQKVSKLSHPDLHFVYPVNTNDKVKKHPVSDHFNEEWREFLSENPYGSLYQWLQKLGIEKKQGSIKVDEAAEIVKKLSLKSYEGGNKVMIIWMAEKMNTQCANKILKLIEEPPEKTVLLLVCEEEEQILGTIQSRCQKLHFPLLAEEDVASVLKDKHHLDENSALKIAHRANGDINVALSIFEENEDDAAFERLFIDWVRTAFKAKGNKKAINDLLSWSDTVAALGRESQKKFLMYCIEVFRQALLKNYSAERLLFFEAEDPKFSLEKFSPFVHQNNIFDITSALEDAVYHIERNGNAKIIFTDLSISLTRYIHKKELV; this comes from the coding sequence ATGGATTTTTCGCAAATTATAGGTCAAGAACATTTGCAAGCTCATTTAAAGACCACTGTTGCTAATGGTCGCATTCCTCATGCTCAATTATTCATTGGTAAAACAGGTTCTGGTGTGCTTCCTATCGCAATTGCATATGCAAATGAAATTTTATGCCATCCTTTTGAAAAAGGAAGTCAAGCTTACTTGAAGTGCTCACAAAAAGTATCAAAGCTGTCACATCCCGATCTACATTTTGTGTATCCTGTAAACACTAATGACAAGGTAAAAAAACATCCCGTATCAGATCACTTTAATGAAGAATGGCGTGAGTTTCTATCAGAAAACCCCTATGGTTCTTTGTATCAATGGCTCCAAAAACTTGGTATTGAAAAAAAGCAAGGAAGCATAAAAGTAGATGAGGCTGCAGAGATTGTAAAAAAATTATCCTTAAAATCATACGAAGGTGGAAATAAAGTTATGATTATCTGGATGGCAGAAAAAATGAACACTCAATGCGCCAACAAGATTTTAAAATTAATTGAAGAACCTCCTGAAAAAACGGTGCTTTTATTGGTCTGTGAAGAAGAAGAGCAAATATTAGGCACTATTCAATCCCGTTGTCAAAAATTACATTTTCCGCTCCTCGCCGAAGAAGATGTTGCTTCAGTTTTAAAAGACAAACACCATCTTGATGAAAATAGCGCTTTAAAAATCGCACACCGAGCTAATGGAGATATTAATGTTGCGCTATCAATATTTGAAGAAAATGAAGATGATGCTGCATTTGAAAGGCTATTTATAGATTGGGTTCGTACAGCTTTTAAAGCAAAAGGTAATAAAAAAGCTATAAATGATTTATTAAGTTGGAGCGATACAGTTGCAGCCTTGGGTCGTGAATCGCAAAAGAAATTTTTAATGTATTGCATTGAAGTTTTTAGACAAGCTCTACTAAAAAACTACTCTGCTGAAAGACTTTTGTTTTTTGAAGCTGAAGACCCAAAATTTTCTTTAGAAAAGTTTTCACCCTTTGTTCACCAAAATAATATTTTTGATATCACTTCTGCTCTAGAAGATGCCGTTTACCATATTGAACGAAACGGAAATGCCAAAATAATTTTTACTGACCTTTCTATCTCATTAACACGTTATATTCACAAAAAAGAGTTGGTATAA
- a CDS encoding class I SAM-dependent methyltransferase — MEKNQKTVYISTKDFLVSGESFQLIYDQKFDLLITTPQPDLKELPNYYKSEEYISHTDSEKGMLSFLYQKVKQRALKKKVALITKSNNGIGSVLDIGAGTGEFLKVASEYGWKVQGAEPNEKARFISKEKGIDLIEDFTEFSNRQFDVVTLWHVLEHMPNLEKTISQIETLVKPGGTLLIAVPNYKSFDAHYYKKYWAAYDVPRHLWHFSRSSMQKLFSKEFELKGIKPMIFDSFYVSLLSEKYKTGNTFSIRAFFIGLWSNMKAWQSKEYSSHIYCFKRPKQRQ; from the coding sequence TTGGAAAAAAACCAAAAAACAGTTTATATATCAACAAAAGATTTTCTCGTTTCGGGAGAATCTTTTCAGCTTATTTATGATCAAAAATTTGATTTATTAATTACTACACCACAACCAGATTTAAAAGAACTGCCTAACTATTATAAAAGTGAAGAATATATTTCGCATACAGATTCAGAAAAAGGAATGCTTTCTTTCTTGTATCAAAAAGTAAAACAAAGAGCACTCAAAAAAAAGGTAGCATTAATTACAAAATCAAATAATGGAATTGGATCTGTTCTAGATATCGGAGCAGGAACCGGAGAGTTTTTAAAAGTAGCATCTGAATATGGCTGGAAGGTTCAAGGAGCAGAACCTAATGAAAAAGCGCGATTTATTTCAAAAGAAAAAGGTATTGATCTTATTGAAGATTTTACTGAGTTTTCAAACCGTCAATTTGATGTAGTAACACTTTGGCACGTTTTAGAGCATATGCCAAATCTTGAAAAAACAATTTCTCAAATTGAAACTTTAGTTAAACCGGGCGGTACTTTGTTAATTGCAGTTCCTAATTATAAATCATTTGATGCACACTACTATAAAAAATATTGGGCTGCTTATGATGTTCCTAGGCACCTTTGGCATTTCTCAAGATCTAGTATGCAAAAACTTTTTTCTAAAGAATTTGAATTGAAAGGAATTAAACCGATGATATTTGATTCCTTTTATGTAAGCCTCCTTTCAGAAAAATACAAAACTGGAAATACATTTTCTATTAGAGCTTTTTTTATTGGTTTGTGGTCAAATATGAAAGCCTGGCAATCAAAAGAGTATTCTTCTCACATCTATTGCTTTAAGAGACCAAAACAAAGACAATAG